In Asterias rubens chromosome 15, eAstRub1.3, whole genome shotgun sequence, a genomic segment contains:
- the LOC117300314 gene encoding alpha-N-acetylgalactosaminide alpha-2,6-sialyltransferase 1-like, which yields MKYSKWFRERYRPEVKLFLDEDDTRHYDSLSSNTLPFGFKGQNKTVLNQMLLHENFTNPSIHKKKAGSKTGCVRCAVVGCGGILNGSGAGDEIDSHDYVFRVNRALTKERFANDVGKRTTFYTFFPESQNIKDVEDKNVLLFFTMFKTYDVEYGLNMIKDVPPPPYISRGKVHPIRKPASDPRRLKIVHPDFFKYVFHTYLDDKSARPTTGALVVGLALHVCDEVTIYGFGYDPRFTMHYYDTKFVTHTQASTGSHDVDNERMLWMKLHDEGVIRLFKRDV from the exons ATGAAATACTCCAAGTGGTTCAGAGAGCGTTACCGGCCGGAGGTCAAACTCTTCTTGGACGAGGATGACACCCGTCACTATGACAGTCTGTCGTCTAACACACTTCCGTTCGGGTTCAAAGGTCAAAATAAAACCG ttCTCAATCAGATGTTACTGCATGAGAATTTCACTAACCCATCGATTCACAAAAAGAAGGCAGGGAGCAAGACGGGGTGTGTCCGTTGCGCTGTGGTAGGGTGCGGTGGCATTTTGAACGGCTCCGGAGCTGGCGATGAAATCGACAGTCACGATTACGTCTTTAG AGTGAATCGTGCTTTAACGAAAGAGAGATTCGCCAACGACGTCGGAAAACGGACAACATTTTACACCTTTTTCCCCGAGTCTCAAAACATCAAGGATGTCGAAGACAAG AATGTTCTTCTGTTCTTTACGATGTTTAAGACGTACGACGTAGAGTATGGGTTGAACATGATTAAAGACGTCCCACCTCCACCTTACATATCCAGAGGAAAAGTGCA TCCAATCCGCAAGCCCGCATCAGATCCACGGAGGTTAAAAATCGTTCACCCCGATTTTTTCAAATACGTCTTTCACACTTATTTAGATGACAAATCCGCTCGGCCAACTACAG GTGCGCTGGTCGTGGGCCTAgccttacatgtatgtgatgAGGTGACAATATATGGGTTTGGCTACGACCCACGCTTCACCATGCACTACTACGACACCAAGTTTGTCACCCATACACAAGCATCGACGGGGTCTCATGACGTGGACAACGAACGAATGCTCTGGATGAAACTGCATGATGAGGGCGTTATCAGACTTTTCAAAAGAGACGTTTGA